A region of Flavobacteriales bacterium DNA encodes the following proteins:
- the rpsS gene encoding 30S ribosomal protein S19: MSRSLKKPPFIHYKLQQRVEESQQTQKKTVLKTWSRASMISPDFVGLTIAVHNGNKFIPVYVTENMVGHKLGEFAPTRTFRGHGGNKKDKGRK; the protein is encoded by the coding sequence ATGAGTCGTTCGTTAAAAAAACCACCGTTTATACATTATAAGTTACAGCAGAGAGTTGAAGAGTCTCAACAAACTCAAAAAAAGACTGTTCTTAAAACTTGGTCAAGAGCTTCAATGATTTCTCCAGATTTTGTTGGCTTAACTATAGCAGTTCATAATGGAAATAAATTTATTCCAGTTTATGTTACTGAAAATATGGTAGGACATAAATTAGGTGAATTCGCTCCAACAAGAACTTTTAGAGGTCATGGTGGAAATAAAAAAGATAAAGGAAGAAAATAA
- the rplB gene encoding 50S ribosomal protein L2, protein MAVRKLRPITPGQRHKIANSFEEVSASKPEKSLVSGGSKSGGRNNTGKMTMRYIGGGHKQKYREIDFKRDKDGVPGVVNSIEYDPNRTARIALLFYKDGEKRYILAPNGLQVGQEVVSGKGVEPEVGNSLFLSEIPLGTVIHNIELRPNQGAKMARSAGSYAQLTAKDGAYVVIKLPSGETRLVLATCRATIGSVSNSEHMLERSGKAGRSRWLGRRPRVRGVVMNPVDHPMGGGEGRNSGQHPRSRKGLPAKGYKTRSKKKSSSKYIIERRKK, encoded by the coding sequence ATGGCTGTAAGAAAATTAAGACCCATAACTCCTGGGCAAAGACATAAAATTGCAAATTCTTTTGAAGAAGTATCTGCATCTAAACCTGAAAAGAGTTTAGTGTCTGGTGGTTCTAAATCTGGTGGTAGAAATAACACTGGAAAGATGACTATGCGCTACATTGGTGGTGGTCACAAGCAAAAATATCGTGAAATAGATTTTAAAAGAGACAAAGACGGCGTTCCTGGTGTTGTTAATTCAATTGAATACGATCCAAACAGAACTGCTAGAATTGCTCTTTTGTTTTATAAGGATGGTGAAAAAAGATACATTCTTGCTCCAAACGGATTACAAGTTGGGCAAGAAGTAGTTTCTGGAAAAGGTGTTGAACCTGAAGTTGGAAACTCATTATTTTTATCAGAAATTCCTTTAGGAACAGTTATCCATAACATTGAATTGAGACCAAATCAAGGAGCTAAAATGGCAAGAAGTGCTGGTTCTTATGCTCAATTAACTGCAAAAGATGGTGCTTATGTTGTTATTAAATTACCATCAGGTGAAACTAGATTAGTTTTGGCTACTTGTAGAGCAACTATCGGTTCTGTATCTAATTCTGAACACATGTTAGAAAGATCAGGTAAAGCAGGTAGAAGTAGATGGTTAGGAAGAAGACCAAGAGTAAGAGGTGTTGTTATGAATCCAGTTGATCACCCAATGGGTGGTGGTGAAGGAAGAAATTCTGGACAACATCCAAGATCTAGAAAAGGTTTACCAGCTAAAGGTTACAAAACAAGATCTAAGAAAAAAAGCTCAAGCAAATATATAATTGAAAGAAGAAAGAAATAA
- the rplC gene encoding 50S ribosomal protein L3, producing MPGLIGKKLGMTSVYSVEGKNIPCTIIEAGPCVVTQVKKVDTDGYEAVQLAYGDKSEKRTPKAMQGHFKKAGVEPKRKLVEFAGFDEKNLGDIVGVDLFEEGEWIDVVGTSKGKGFQGVVKRHNFGGVGDATHGQHNRLRAPGSIGACSTPARVFKGMKMAGRMGGDRVKIENLEVVKVYAEKNLIVVKGSVPGAKGSFVLLEK from the coding sequence ATGCCAGGATTGATAGGGAAAAAATTAGGTATGACTAGCGTTTACAGTGTTGAGGGTAAAAATATACCATGCACGATTATAGAAGCTGGTCCTTGTGTAGTAACACAAGTCAAAAAGGTAGATACCGACGGCTACGAAGCAGTTCAGTTAGCTTATGGAGATAAATCTGAAAAGAGAACTCCAAAAGCTATGCAAGGACACTTTAAAAAAGCAGGTGTAGAACCAAAAAGAAAATTAGTTGAATTCGCAGGATTCGATGAAAAAAATTTAGGAGACATTGTAGGTGTTGACTTATTTGAAGAAGGAGAATGGATTGATGTAGTTGGAACTTCAAAAGGTAAAGGTTTCCAAGGTGTTGTTAAAAGACACAACTTTGGAGGTGTTGGTGATGCAACTCACGGTCAGCACAACAGATTAAGAGCTCCAGGTTCTATTGGTGCTTGTTCTACTCCAGCTAGAGTTTTCAAAGGAATGAAAATGGCCGGAAGAATGGGTGGAGATAGAGTGAAGATTGAAAACCTTGAGGTAGTTAAAGTATATGCTGAAAAGAACTTAATAGTAGTTAAAGGATCTGTTCCTGGTGCTAAAGGTTCATTTGTTTTATTAGAGAAATAA
- the rpsG gene encoding 30S ribosomal protein S7, with amino-acid sequence MRKARAKKRVLLPDPKFNNTKVTQFVNNLMLDGKKSVAFTVFYDAMDLVSKKVEDVNCVDVFQKALENITPGVEVRSRRIGGATFQIPQPIREDRKVSMGMKWMISFSRKRNEKTMAQRLAGEILAAYKEEGAAFKKKEDTHRMAEANKAFSHFRF; translated from the coding sequence ATGAGAAAAGCAAGAGCGAAAAAAAGAGTATTACTTCCAGATCCGAAGTTTAATAATACTAAAGTTACTCAGTTTGTAAACAATTTAATGCTTGATGGTAAGAAAAGTGTAGCTTTTACAGTTTTTTACGATGCAATGGATTTGGTTTCAAAAAAAGTAGAAGATGTCAACTGTGTTGATGTGTTTCAAAAAGCTTTAGAAAATATTACGCCAGGAGTAGAAGTGAGAAGCAGAAGGATTGGAGGTGCAACTTTCCAAATTCCTCAACCTATTAGAGAAGATAGAAAAGTTTCGATGGGAATGAAATGGATGATATCCTTTTCAAGAAAGAGGAATGAAAAAACTATGGCTCAACGATTAGCTGGAGAAATCTTAGCTGCTTATAAAGAAGAAGGTGCAGCTTTCAAAAAGAAAGAAGACACTCACAGAATGGCAGAGGCTAATAAAGCTTTCTCTCATTTTAGATTTTAA
- the rplW gene encoding 50S ribosomal protein L23, whose product MSVIVKPVVTEKMTNLTEKLNRYGFLVDCKANKIQVKNAVEKMYGVTVESVNTMNYYGKAKSRFTKAGLVSGRTNKYKKAIITVAEGDAIDFYSNI is encoded by the coding sequence ATGAGTGTAATTGTTAAACCTGTTGTTACTGAAAAAATGACTAATCTAACTGAAAAGCTTAATAGATATGGCTTTTTGGTGGATTGTAAAGCAAACAAAATACAGGTAAAGAATGCTGTTGAGAAAATGTATGGTGTTACTGTTGAATCAGTAAATACTATGAATTATTATGGAAAAGCAAAATCAAGATTTACTAAAGCAGGTTTAGTTAGTGGTAGAACAAATAAGTATAAAAAAGCTATCATTACTGTTGCTGAAGGAGACGCGATTGACTTCTATAGTAATATTTAA
- the fusA gene encoding elongation factor G: MARDLKYTRNIGIAAHIDAGKTTTTERILYYGGVSHKIGEVHDGAATMDWMAQEQERGITITSAATTLNWNYRGQKYHVNIIDTPGHVDFTVEVNRSLRVLDGLVFLFSAVDGVEPQSETNWRLANNYNVPRIGFVNKMDRSGADFLNVCKQVKEMLGSHALPLQLNIGAEDTFKGVVDLINFRGITWNEEDQGMTFQEIEIPADIIDEARELRGQLLEAVAEFDETLMEKYFEDENSLTEREILDALRAATISGKVVPMMCGSAFKNKGVQAMLDMVMEILPSPLDVEAIEGINPKTDEPIARKPSFDEPFSALAFKIATDPFVGRLCFTRAYSGVLKAGSYVLNTRSGNKERISRIFQMHANKQNQIEELACGDIGALVGFKDIKTGDTLCDEKAPIVLESMNFPDPVIGIAIEPKTQADVDKMGMALSKLTEEDPTLTIHTDEASGQTVLSGMGELHLDIILDRLKREFKVEVNQGEPQVAYKEAIVGSVDHREVYKKQSGGRGKFADIQVRIESVADTSKEGLEFVNDIKGGNIPREFVPSVEKGFKEAMKNGPLAGYPIDSLKVTLFDGSFHAVDSDQLSFELAAKMAFREAIPKANPVILEPLMKIEVVTPEENMGDIVGDLNRRRGQIDGMDDRHGAKVIKAKVPLSEMFGYVTALRTMSSGRATSSMEFSQYAECPKNIADAVIAKAKGKVVA; the protein is encoded by the coding sequence ATGGCAAGAGATTTAAAATACACAAGAAATATTGGTATTGCTGCACATATTGATGCAGGTAAAACAACCACAACTGAACGTATATTGTATTATGGTGGTGTTAGTCATAAAATTGGTGAAGTGCACGATGGTGCTGCAACAATGGACTGGATGGCACAGGAGCAAGAAAGAGGTATTACAATTACTTCTGCTGCTACAACATTAAACTGGAATTATAGAGGTCAGAAGTATCATGTTAATATTATTGATACTCCTGGTCACGTTGATTTTACGGTTGAAGTAAATAGATCGTTAAGAGTATTAGATGGATTAGTTTTCTTGTTTAGTGCTGTTGATGGTGTTGAACCTCAATCTGAAACTAACTGGAGATTGGCTAACAATTACAATGTTCCAAGAATTGGATTCGTTAATAAAATGGATAGATCAGGGGCTGATTTCTTGAACGTATGTAAGCAAGTTAAAGAAATGTTAGGTAGTCATGCTTTGCCATTACAATTGAATATTGGTGCTGAAGATACATTTAAGGGAGTAGTTGATTTAATTAATTTCAGAGGTATTACTTGGAATGAAGAAGACCAAGGTATGACTTTTCAAGAAATTGAAATTCCTGCGGATATTATTGATGAAGCTAGAGAATTAAGAGGTCAACTTTTAGAGGCTGTAGCTGAGTTTGATGAAACTTTAATGGAGAAGTATTTTGAAGATGAAAATTCTTTAACAGAAAGAGAAATATTAGATGCTTTAAGAGCAGCAACAATTAGTGGTAAAGTTGTGCCAATGATGTGTGGATCGGCTTTTAAAAATAAAGGCGTTCAGGCAATGTTAGATATGGTAATGGAAATTTTACCTTCGCCATTAGATGTTGAAGCTATTGAAGGAATCAATCCAAAAACTGATGAGCCTATTGCTAGAAAACCATCATTTGATGAGCCTTTTTCAGCATTAGCATTTAAAATTGCAACAGATCCATTTGTTGGTCGTTTGTGTTTTACAAGAGCTTACTCTGGTGTTTTAAAAGCGGGTTCTTATGTATTAAATACTCGTTCAGGAAATAAAGAACGTATTTCTAGAATATTCCAAATGCACGCTAACAAGCAAAATCAAATTGAAGAACTAGCTTGTGGAGATATTGGAGCATTAGTTGGATTTAAAGATATTAAAACAGGAGATACTTTATGTGATGAAAAAGCACCTATCGTATTAGAATCTATGAATTTCCCAGATCCAGTTATTGGTATTGCAATTGAGCCTAAAACTCAGGCTGATGTTGATAAAATGGGTATGGCGTTATCTAAATTAACAGAAGAGGATCCAACATTAACTATTCATACTGATGAGGCTTCAGGTCAAACAGTATTAAGTGGAATGGGTGAATTACATTTAGATATTATTCTTGATAGATTAAAAAGAGAATTTAAAGTAGAGGTTAACCAAGGAGAACCACAAGTTGCTTATAAAGAAGCTATTGTTGGATCTGTTGATCATAGAGAAGTTTATAAAAAACAATCTGGTGGTAGAGGTAAATTTGCTGATATTCAAGTAAGAATTGAGTCAGTTGCTGACACTTCAAAAGAAGGGTTAGAATTTGTTAATGACATTAAAGGTGGTAATATCCCACGTGAATTTGTTCCTTCAGTAGAAAAAGGATTTAAAGAGGCTATGAAAAATGGTCCTTTAGCTGGATATCCTATTGATAGCTTAAAAGTAACATTATTTGATGGTTCATTCCACGCAGTGGATTCTGATCAATTATCATTTGAGTTAGCAGCTAAAATGGCTTTTAGAGAAGCTATTCCAAAAGCTAATCCAGTAATATTGGAGCCATTAATGAAGATTGAGGTGGTAACTCCTGAAGAAAACATGGGTGACATAGTAGGTGATTTGAACAGAAGAAGAGGTCAAATTGATGGAATGGATGATAGACATGGTGCAAAAGTGATTAAAGCAAAAGTTCCGTTGTCTGAAATGTTTGGATATGTTACAGCTTTAAGAACAATGTCTTCAGGTAGAGCAACATCATCAATGGAATTCTCTCAATATGCGGAGTGTCCAAAAAATATTGCAGATGCAGTAATAGCAAAAGCAAAAGGTAAAGTAGTAGCTTAA
- the rplV gene encoding 50S ribosomal protein L22, whose protein sequence is MGARKRIKAEQSKEAKKTVSFAKLNNCPTSPRKMRLVADMVRGKEVFKALSMLKFSSQDASRRLEKLLKSAIANWEAKNEGLRPEENNLVVKSVMVDSARMLKRIQPAPQGRAHRVRKRSNHVTLVVDSLN, encoded by the coding sequence ATGGGTGCTAGAAAAAGAATAAAGGCTGAGCAATCAAAAGAAGCTAAGAAAACGGTAAGTTTTGCTAAGCTTAACAATTGCCCTACTTCTCCTCGAAAAATGAGATTAGTTGCTGATATGGTTAGAGGCAAAGAAGTATTTAAAGCTTTATCAATGTTAAAATTTAGCTCGCAAGATGCATCAAGAAGACTTGAAAAATTATTAAAGTCTGCTATTGCAAATTGGGAAGCAAAAAATGAAGGCCTTAGACCTGAAGAAAACAATTTAGTTGTTAAATCAGTTATGGTTGATAGTGCTAGAATGTTAAAAAGAATTCAACCAGCTCCACAAGGTAGAGCTCATAGAGTTAGAAAAAGATCAAATCACGTTACATTAGTTGTTGACAGTTTAAATTAA
- the rpsJ gene encoding 30S ribosomal protein S10 produces the protein MSQKIRIKLKSYDFNLVDRSAEKIVKTVKSTGAVVSGPIPLPTHKRIFTVLRSPHVNKKAREQFQLSSYKRLIDIYSSTSKTVDALMKLELPSGVDVEIKV, from the coding sequence ATGAGCCAAAAAATTAGAATAAAACTAAAATCTTACGATTTCAATTTAGTTGATAGATCAGCTGAAAAAATCGTTAAAACTGTTAAAAGTACAGGAGCTGTAGTTAGTGGTCCAATACCATTACCTACTCATAAAAGAATTTTTACAGTATTAAGATCTCCACACGTTAACAAGAAAGCAAGAGAGCAATTTCAATTATCTTCTTATAAAAGACTAATTGATATTTATAGTTCAACATCTAAAACTGTTGATGCTTTAATGAAGCTTGAATTGCCAAGTGGAGTTGATGTTGAAATAAAAGTATAA
- the rpsC gene encoding 30S ribosomal protein S3 produces MGQKVNPISNRLGIIRGWDSNWYGGNKYADKIVEDYKIREYLMARLQKASVSKIIIERTLKVITVTVNTSRPGIIIGKGGKEVDMLREELKKITKKDVQINIFEIKRPELDAQLVADGIAKQIEGRISFRRAAKMSIASTMRMGAEGIKVLVSGRLGGAEMARSEGYKEGRTPLHTFRADIDYALSEAHTTYGRLGVKVWICKGEVYGKRDLSPNVGQSKAKSNAQAPANDKKFRGGAKRRGNK; encoded by the coding sequence ATGGGACAAAAAGTAAATCCAATATCAAACAGACTAGGAATCATTAGAGGATGGGATTCAAATTGGTACGGTGGTAATAAATATGCCGACAAGATTGTTGAAGACTATAAAATTAGAGAGTATTTAATGGCTCGTTTACAAAAAGCTAGTGTCTCTAAAATTATTATTGAAAGAACTCTAAAGGTAATTACTGTAACTGTTAACACTTCAAGACCAGGTATTATCATTGGTAAAGGTGGTAAAGAGGTTGATATGTTGAGAGAGGAATTGAAGAAAATCACTAAAAAAGACGTTCAAATAAATATTTTTGAAATAAAAAGACCAGAATTAGATGCTCAATTAGTAGCTGATGGTATTGCAAAACAAATTGAAGGAAGAATTTCTTTCAGACGTGCTGCAAAAATGTCTATCGCTTCTACAATGAGAATGGGTGCAGAAGGAATTAAAGTGTTAGTTTCTGGTAGATTAGGTGGTGCTGAGATGGCTCGTTCAGAAGGGTATAAAGAAGGAAGAACTCCATTACATACATTTAGAGCTGATATTGATTATGCTTTAAGTGAAGCTCACACAACATATGGTAGATTAGGTGTTAAAGTATGGATTTGTAAAGGTGAAGTTTACGGAAAAAGAGATTTATCTCCAAACGTTGGACAATCTAAAGCAAAATCTAATGCACAAGCACCAGCTAACGATAAAAAGTTTAGAGGCGGAGCGAAAAGAAGAGGAAATAAATAA
- the rplD gene encoding 50S ribosomal protein L4, whose product MELVVKNIKGKDTSKKVSLSDAIFAIEPNDHAIYLDVKQYLANQRQGTHKAKEKGEITASTKKIKKQKGTGGARAGSLKSGTRVGGGRMFGPRPRDYEFKLNIKQKRLARKSALSYKAKEGSILVLEDFNFDSPQTKQYIDILNNLELLNKKSILVLSELNKNVYLSSRNLKGAKVVTASQINTYDLMNANSVIIAESSVKTLETILSK is encoded by the coding sequence ATGGAATTAGTTGTAAAAAATATAAAAGGAAAAGATACTTCAAAGAAAGTTTCTTTATCTGACGCTATCTTTGCTATTGAGCCTAACGATCATGCTATTTATTTAGATGTAAAACAATACTTAGCTAATCAAAGACAAGGAACTCATAAAGCAAAAGAAAAAGGAGAAATAACCGCGAGTACTAAAAAAATTAAAAAACAAAAGGGTACTGGTGGAGCAAGGGCTGGTAGTTTGAAATCTGGAACTAGAGTTGGTGGAGGAAGAATGTTCGGACCAAGACCAAGAGACTATGAGTTTAAATTAAATATCAAACAAAAAAGATTAGCTCGTAAATCTGCTTTATCATACAAAGCTAAAGAAGGTTCAATATTAGTGTTAGAGGATTTTAATTTTGATAGTCCTCAAACCAAGCAATACATTGATATTTTAAATAATTTAGAACTTTTGAATAAAAAATCTATATTAGTGCTTTCTGAATTAAATAAAAACGTATATTTGTCGTCCCGAAATTTGAAGGGAGCTAAAGTGGTAACCGCTTCGCAAATAAATACTTACGATTTAATGAATGCGAACAGTGTTATTATAGCTGAAAGTTCAGTTAAAACTTTAGAAACTATTTTAAGTAAATAA